From Nocardioides daedukensis, the proteins below share one genomic window:
- a CDS encoding glycosyltransferase family protein has translation MRLRRPRPPAYPVPEPAPTRSLEVAVILDPFSEMALRYEWQQITFGPENWRTVLGARRPAMLFVESAWNGNNGAWRLHMTKEKRPSAELRALVEWCRAEGIPTVFWNKEDPPNYDVFIETAKLFDQVFTVDADRIPVYHQDLGHDRVALLPFAAQPRLHNPVRRMKGPMHEVAFAGTWFAEKHPERREQMEYLLKPALERDLHIWSRMQKGDKRYRFPKPYKKHVVGSLPYEKMLSAYTAYKVFLNVNSVTGSPSMGSRRLFELSACQTAVLSAPAASIKPFFGDDIEVVSNEEEARAALDVLLGQDEYRDRQALRAHRRVFDEHLYTHRVDSVLRSVGLAAPQSPEAGSRGAVKSVSCVVPTMRPEQLDHVIDTMARQSHGPVQLVLVTHGFEAPADLVARAAEKGVEDVVVQYADSSLNLGALMNLGVDAADGDLVAKVDDDNFYGQHYLTDLVRALDYSGADVTGKWAHYVHLESSDATLLRFEHAEHRFVDLVQGGTLLTSRDLAREVRFEDLPRRVDTTFLEKVKARGMKTYSADRFNFVSVRRVDPGSHTWPITEKQLMARSSRLLFYGNPYPHAEA, from the coding sequence TTGAGGTTGCGTCGACCCAGGCCCCCCGCCTATCCAGTGCCGGAGCCCGCGCCGACCCGCTCGCTCGAGGTGGCGGTGATCCTCGATCCGTTCTCGGAGATGGCGTTGCGCTACGAGTGGCAGCAGATCACCTTCGGCCCGGAGAACTGGCGCACCGTGCTGGGCGCGCGACGCCCCGCGATGCTCTTCGTCGAGTCCGCCTGGAACGGCAACAACGGCGCCTGGCGCCTGCACATGACCAAGGAGAAGCGCCCCTCGGCCGAGCTGCGCGCCCTGGTCGAGTGGTGCCGGGCAGAAGGCATCCCGACGGTCTTCTGGAACAAGGAGGACCCGCCCAACTACGACGTGTTCATCGAGACCGCGAAGCTCTTCGACCAGGTCTTCACCGTCGACGCCGACCGGATCCCGGTCTATCACCAGGACCTCGGCCACGACCGCGTCGCGCTGCTCCCGTTCGCGGCCCAACCGCGACTGCACAACCCGGTACGCCGGATGAAGGGCCCGATGCACGAGGTCGCCTTCGCCGGCACCTGGTTCGCCGAGAAGCACCCCGAGCGGCGCGAGCAGATGGAATACCTGCTCAAGCCGGCGCTCGAGCGCGACCTGCACATCTGGTCGCGGATGCAGAAGGGCGACAAGCGCTACCGCTTCCCCAAGCCCTACAAGAAGCACGTGGTCGGCTCGCTTCCCTACGAGAAGATGCTCAGCGCCTACACGGCGTACAAGGTCTTCCTGAACGTGAACTCGGTGACCGGCTCGCCCTCGATGGGCTCGCGCCGACTCTTCGAGCTCTCCGCCTGCCAGACCGCCGTGCTCAGTGCCCCCGCGGCCAGCATCAAGCCGTTCTTCGGTGACGACATCGAGGTCGTCTCCAACGAGGAGGAGGCCCGGGCCGCGCTCGACGTACTGCTGGGCCAGGACGAGTATCGCGACCGTCAGGCCCTGCGCGCCCACCGGCGGGTCTTCGACGAGCACCTCTACACGCACCGCGTCGACTCCGTGCTGCGCTCGGTCGGCCTGGCCGCTCCGCAGTCGCCGGAGGCCGGCTCACGTGGCGCGGTGAAGTCGGTCAGCTGCGTGGTGCCCACGATGCGCCCCGAGCAGCTCGACCACGTCATCGACACGATGGCCCGCCAGAGCCACGGCCCGGTCCAGCTGGTGCTGGTCACCCACGGCTTCGAGGCGCCGGCCGACCTGGTCGCCCGCGCCGCCGAGAAGGGCGTCGAGGACGTGGTCGTCCAGTACGCCGACTCGTCGCTGAACCTGGGCGCGCTGATGAACCTGGGTGTCGACGCCGCCGACGGGGACCTGGTCGCCAAGGTCGACGACGACAACTTCTACGGCCAGCACTACCTCACCGACCTGGTCCGGGCACTGGACTACTCGGGAGCCGACGTCACCGGAAAGTGGGCGCACTACGTCCACCTGGAGTCCAGTGACGCCACCCTGTTGCGGTTCGAGCACGCCGAGCACCGCTTCGTCGACCTGGTGCAGGGCGGCACGCTGCTGACGTCGCGCGACCTGGCCCGTGAGGTCAGGTTCGAGGACCTGCCGCGCCGCGTCGACACCACGTTCCTGGAGAAGGTCAAGGCTCGAGGCATGAAGACCTACTCCGCAGACCGTTTCAATTTTGTGTCGGTGCGTCGCGTCGACCCGGGCAGTCA
- a CDS encoding glycosyltransferase family 4 protein, giving the protein MPRSHDLFVKARNVPVAASVVWRHLARGRGHAATIGARAVPRLAPVADKLAAGQSPYVVSASAALAAGDLGEARERAAKAGWRGRRLRGFIEGEIALLSPSGRARSAPSSVTELGDGPVLHLVTNSLPHIVAGYTTRTQGILAGQRQAGLDSHVVTRIGFPVTKGNLAAEPVDVVDGVPYHRLLAPLAVRNDRALARDVAETARLVEQLRPRVLHAHSNHLNGQVALALRDRFGIPVVYEVRGFLEETRSSREGQSETSEVHTLTRAAETWCMEQADAVVTISAIMRDAIIARGIDAEKVHIVPNGVGRQFVEAEAVFPAHDGGPGDKVTVGAVGTLNSYEGLDVLIEAIAQAPGTRLLLVGDGPARGELEALARALGIDAEFTGRVAPEQVVAQHQRIDIYATPRRDLPVTRLVPPIKPVEAMALGRPVVASDLPPLREIVGDDRGLLVPADDPTALAAVIRELAADPATRRTLGEAGRAEVIARRTWSGAAATYARIYASVIGVSPDASGVASTGPTPHDSSSRSPQSEENPT; this is encoded by the coding sequence ATGCCCCGCTCGCACGACCTGTTCGTGAAGGCCCGCAATGTGCCCGTTGCCGCCTCCGTCGTATGGCGTCATCTGGCCCGTGGACGCGGTCACGCAGCGACCATCGGCGCCCGCGCCGTCCCCCGGTTGGCGCCGGTCGCAGACAAGCTCGCCGCAGGGCAGTCGCCGTACGTCGTGTCGGCGAGCGCAGCACTGGCCGCCGGCGACCTGGGCGAGGCCCGTGAGCGTGCCGCGAAGGCTGGCTGGCGTGGTCGCCGGCTGCGCGGATTCATCGAGGGCGAGATCGCGCTGCTCTCCCCCAGCGGCCGAGCCCGGAGCGCTCCCAGCTCGGTCACCGAGCTCGGTGATGGGCCGGTCCTGCACCTGGTCACCAACTCGTTGCCGCACATCGTCGCCGGCTACACCACCCGCACCCAGGGCATCCTGGCCGGGCAGCGACAGGCCGGCCTCGACTCCCACGTCGTCACCCGGATAGGTTTCCCGGTCACCAAGGGCAACCTGGCCGCCGAGCCGGTCGACGTCGTCGACGGCGTGCCCTACCACCGACTCCTGGCCCCGCTGGCCGTGCGCAACGACCGGGCCCTGGCCCGGGACGTCGCCGAGACCGCCCGGTTGGTCGAGCAGCTGCGTCCCCGGGTGCTGCACGCGCACAGCAACCACCTCAACGGGCAGGTCGCGCTCGCCCTGCGCGATCGTTTCGGCATCCCGGTCGTCTACGAGGTGCGCGGCTTCCTGGAGGAGACGCGCAGCTCTCGCGAGGGCCAGAGCGAGACCTCCGAGGTGCACACGCTGACCCGTGCGGCCGAGACCTGGTGCATGGAACAGGCCGACGCAGTGGTGACGATCAGCGCGATCATGAGGGACGCGATCATCGCCCGCGGGATCGACGCCGAGAAGGTGCACATCGTCCCGAACGGGGTCGGACGGCAGTTCGTCGAGGCAGAAGCGGTCTTCCCCGCCCACGACGGCGGCCCGGGCGACAAGGTCACCGTCGGAGCCGTCGGCACGCTGAACTCCTACGAGGGCCTTGACGTCTTGATCGAGGCGATCGCCCAGGCGCCCGGCACCAGGCTCCTCCTGGTCGGGGACGGTCCTGCCCGCGGCGAGCTCGAGGCCCTGGCACGCGCACTGGGCATCGACGCCGAGTTCACCGGGCGAGTGGCGCCGGAGCAGGTGGTGGCCCAGCACCAGCGCATCGACATCTATGCCACGCCGCGCCGCGACCTGCCGGTGACCCGGCTCGTGCCGCCGATCAAGCCGGTCGAGGCGATGGCGCTGGGCCGCCCGGTTGTCGCGAGCGACCTGCCTCCGTTGCGCGAGATCGTGGGCGACGACCGCGGCCTCCTGGTCCCGGCCGACGACCCCACCGCACTGGCAGCGGTCATCCGCGAGCTCGCTGCCGACCCCGCCACCCGCCGTACGCTGGGTGAGGCAGGTCGCGCCGAAGTCATCGCGCGCCGCACGTGGTCGGGCGCCGCAGCGACGTACGCTCGGATCTACGCTTCCGTGATCGGCGTCTCCCCAGACGCGTCCGGAGTTGCCTCAACCGGCCCCACCCCCCACGATTCATCCAGCAGAAGTCCACAGTCTGAGGAGAACCCCACGTGA